One genomic segment of Gemmatimonadota bacterium includes these proteins:
- a CDS encoding glycerol-3-phosphate dehydrogenase/oxidase — MQDLLILGGGIVGAAVARDAVMRGLSVTLLERRTVGWGTSSRSSRLIHGGIRYLEMGDIHLVHEALAERATLLAIAPTLVHPIPFYFVLERGAWWQWLRIGVGVVLYRLLAAKHALGPHHPLSRAALLRHEPLLADAPLLGGAVYQDARCDDIGLVWATIGDAQRRGARIVEECDAGIAVTAQGVVATLPNGERVDARTLVIAAGPWTDAVRTTVGLPERGLVGGTKGIHVTFPTGRLPLTQALALRHPDDQRVMFCIPEPEHQRVVVGTTDTETTESPDALRVGDEDVAYLLRAVQHLFPALALAVGDVQDRWAGVRPLLRQQGTASARSREHLILREGNVLTIAGGKLTTHRAMAEEAVNQLGAVLGRVLPPCRTAEEPSSMIDDR, encoded by the coding sequence ATGCAAGATTTGCTCATTCTCGGCGGTGGCATCGTGGGCGCGGCAGTCGCCCGCGACGCCGTGATGCGCGGGCTTTCCGTCACCCTGCTGGAACGACGGACTGTCGGCTGGGGCACCTCGTCCCGGTCGAGCCGGCTGATCCACGGCGGGATCCGCTACCTCGAGATGGGCGACATCCACCTGGTCCACGAGGCGCTGGCGGAGCGGGCCACGCTCCTGGCCATCGCCCCGACGCTGGTGCACCCGATTCCCTTCTATTTCGTGCTCGAGCGGGGGGCCTGGTGGCAGTGGCTCCGAATCGGCGTCGGCGTCGTGCTCTACCGACTGCTGGCCGCGAAGCACGCGCTCGGGCCGCATCATCCGCTCTCCCGGGCGGCCCTGCTCCGGCATGAGCCGCTGCTCGCCGACGCCCCGCTCCTCGGCGGCGCGGTCTACCAGGACGCTCGGTGCGACGACATCGGATTGGTCTGGGCCACGATCGGCGATGCCCAGCGTCGGGGGGCGCGGATCGTCGAGGAATGCGACGCCGGCATCGCCGTTACAGCGCAGGGCGTCGTCGCCACGCTCCCGAATGGCGAGCGGGTCGACGCGCGCACCCTGGTCATCGCGGCGGGGCCGTGGACCGATGCGGTCCGGACGACCGTCGGCCTGCCCGAACGCGGGCTGGTCGGCGGGACGAAGGGCATTCACGTCACCTTCCCCACGGGACGCCTGCCACTGACGCAGGCGCTCGCCCTCCGGCATCCCGACGACCAGCGGGTGATGTTCTGCATTCCGGAGCCGGAGCATCAGCGCGTGGTGGTCGGGACGACCGACACCGAGACGACCGAATCGCCCGACGCGCTGCGCGTGGGCGACGAGGACGTGGCCTACCTGCTTCGGGCCGTCCAGCATCTTTTCCCCGCCTTGGCCCTGGCCGTGGGTGACGTTCAGGACCGCTGGGCCGGTGTCCGCCCATTGCTCCGGCAACAGGGTACCGCCAGCGCCCGCAGTCGGGAACACCTGATCCTGCGCGAGGGCAACGTGCTCACCATCGCCGGCGGCAAGTTGACGACCCATCGGGCGATGGCAGAGGAAGCGGTCAACCAGCTCGGAGCGGTGTTGGGGCGGGTGTTGCCACCATGTCGCACTGCCGAGGAGCCGTCATCGATGATCGATGATCGATGA
- a CDS encoding HEAT repeat domain-containing protein, translating to MRLCTLLTLLLVPAAAAAQVATSPVAPRTPAPIMTTVPSAPFGSYSRLSPSINLDPIGSVYSLDHFSDAQLHFTDALDRYALSVDRFSSAFDGFTSISGSTFGHQPPSAWAKDDPADSLYRLARETLNRGDYRRAATLFGDITKRFPTSVYARDVPYWQSFALYRIGGTPELQEALGILERWRAAQPTPEATKSGAAASSPGATFRNGTTVLMPRDAEATRVFTTSGNGITWASSGTRPDGDALAARIAGVLSSRGMSNDPLVKRALTARGADACDQEEQAVRSEALNALLQSDPEAARGVAARTLAKRDECSVPLRRTALFAIAGKKDAAATNTLLGVARNDPSTSMRLQAIDWLGSMPGDEVVTALEELTRSNDASVQRAAARALAANPSPRAKAAVRAVIERNDADESLRASLVDALTSDRASTEDAAWLRGVYAKTTSPRVQSRIASAIARVGGESNVQWLTALARNEDEPLDSRLAAMRSISSTADVPTLIRLYDVATHQRIRGTLISALGDRKDPAALEKLIEIARNGTDPSARRQAISELSNSKDPRATKLLLELVDK from the coding sequence ATGCGCCTTTGCACCCTGCTCACCCTGTTGCTGGTTCCGGCCGCTGCCGCGGCGCAGGTGGCGACATCGCCTGTCGCTCCGCGGACCCCCGCGCCGATCATGACGACTGTGCCGTCCGCGCCCTTCGGATCGTACTCCCGGCTTTCGCCGAGCATCAACCTCGACCCGATCGGCTCGGTCTACAGTCTCGACCACTTCAGCGACGCGCAACTCCACTTCACCGACGCGCTGGATCGGTATGCCCTCAGCGTCGACCGGTTCAGCTCGGCCTTCGACGGCTTCACGTCGATCAGCGGCTCCACTTTCGGCCACCAGCCGCCGTCGGCGTGGGCCAAGGACGACCCGGCCGACTCGCTGTACCGCCTGGCACGCGAGACGCTCAATCGCGGCGACTATCGCCGGGCGGCAACGCTCTTCGGTGACATCACCAAGCGGTTCCCGACGTCGGTCTATGCGCGCGATGTCCCCTACTGGCAGTCGTTCGCGCTCTACCGCATTGGTGGCACGCCGGAACTGCAGGAGGCGCTCGGCATCCTCGAGCGGTGGCGCGCCGCCCAGCCGACTCCCGAGGCGACGAAGAGCGGCGCCGCCGCGAGCTCGCCGGGCGCGACCTTCCGCAACGGCACCACGGTCCTGATGCCCCGTGACGCCGAAGCGACCAGGGTCTTCACCACCAGCGGCAACGGCATCACCTGGGCGAGCAGTGGCACGCGTCCCGACGGCGACGCCCTCGCGGCGCGGATCGCCGGCGTCCTCTCCTCGCGCGGCATGTCGAACGACCCGCTCGTGAAGCGTGCCCTCACCGCGCGCGGCGCCGACGCCTGCGACCAGGAAGAGCAGGCCGTGCGCAGCGAGGCGCTCAATGCATTGCTGCAGAGCGATCCGGAGGCGGCCCGCGGCGTTGCGGCGCGCACCTTGGCAAAGCGGGACGAATGCTCGGTGCCGCTGCGCCGGACCGCCCTCTTCGCGATTGCCGGCAAGAAGGACGCGGCCGCGACCAACACCCTGCTCGGCGTGGCGCGCAACGACCCGTCGACCTCGATGCGCTTGCAGGCAATCGACTGGCTCGGCTCGATGCCGGGAGACGAGGTGGTGACTGCCCTCGAGGAACTGACCCGCAGCAATGATGCCTCGGTGCAGCGTGCCGCCGCCCGCGCCCTTGCCGCAAACCCCTCGCCGCGTGCCAAGGCCGCTGTCCGCGCCGTCATCGAGCGCAACGACGCGGATGAGTCGCTCCGGGCCTCGCTGGTCGACGCCCTCACCAGCGACCGCGCCAGCACGGAAGATGCGGCCTGGCTGCGCGGCGTCTACGCCAAGACGACCTCGCCGCGCGTGCAATCGCGCATCGCCTCGGCGATCGCCCGAGTCGGCGGCGAGAGCAACGTCCAGTGGCTCACGGCCCTGGCCCGCAACGAAGACGAGCCGCTCGATTCGCGGCTCGCGGCGATGCGCAGCATCAGCAGCACCGCGGATGTTCCGACCCTCATCCGTCTCTATGACGTCGCGACGCACCAGCGCATCCGCGGTACGCTCATCAGCGCCCTCGGCGACCGGAAGGACCCCGCCGCCCTCGAGAAGCTGATCGAGATCGCCCGGAACGGCACCGACCCGAGCGCCCGCCGTCAGGCGATTTCCGAACTGTCGAACAGCAAGGACCCGCGGGCGACCAAGCTCCTGCTCGAGTTGGTGGACAAGTGA
- the tal gene encoding transaldolase, producing the protein MTHPLVRLGALGQSPWYDFITRDLVRSGELARLIREDGLLGMTSNPTIFEKAITGSNDYDADIRVLAARGATAAEIVESLMVADVQAACDVFRPVYDASGHGDGTVSLEVAPTLAHDTEGTIVQAERLWARVDRPNAMIKIPGTREGLPAITHCLAKGINVNVTLLFSVTRYREVVDAFCRGLEQRAAAGLPIDGIHSVASFFVSRVDGQANAAIAKAGAAAAGLKDQVAIANAVAAYAAFGETLLTPRWQALAAQGAKAQRTLWASTSTKDPSLSDVLYVEALIAPDTVNTLPPETFRAYADHGDPHVRITPATEADAARTLAAYDALGVGSLAERTAFLEADGVAKFAESWQQLLDRVEQKAGTLSDRPVAG; encoded by the coding sequence GTGACCCATCCCCTCGTTCGTCTCGGCGCCCTCGGGCAGAGTCCGTGGTACGATTTCATCACGCGCGACCTCGTCCGCTCCGGCGAACTCGCGCGACTCATTCGCGAGGACGGACTCCTCGGCATGACGTCCAATCCGACGATCTTCGAGAAGGCGATCACCGGCAGCAACGACTACGACGCCGACATCCGCGTCCTTGCGGCACGCGGCGCGACCGCGGCCGAGATCGTCGAGTCGCTGATGGTCGCCGACGTGCAGGCGGCGTGCGATGTCTTCCGTCCGGTCTATGACGCCAGCGGCCACGGCGACGGCACCGTCTCGCTCGAAGTGGCGCCGACGCTCGCGCACGACACCGAGGGGACGATCGTGCAGGCGGAGCGCCTCTGGGCGCGGGTCGATCGGCCGAACGCGATGATCAAGATCCCCGGCACCCGCGAGGGTCTCCCGGCGATCACGCACTGCCTCGCCAAGGGCATCAACGTCAACGTGACGCTGCTCTTCTCGGTGACGCGCTATCGCGAGGTCGTCGATGCGTTCTGCCGTGGCCTCGAACAGCGCGCCGCGGCCGGTCTCCCGATCGACGGCATCCATTCGGTGGCGTCGTTCTTCGTGAGCCGCGTCGACGGCCAGGCCAATGCGGCGATCGCCAAGGCTGGTGCCGCGGCTGCCGGATTGAAGGATCAGGTCGCGATCGCCAACGCCGTCGCCGCCTACGCGGCCTTCGGCGAGACGCTGCTCACCCCGCGCTGGCAGGCGCTGGCCGCCCAGGGCGCCAAGGCGCAGCGGACGCTCTGGGCCTCGACCAGCACCAAGGATCCGTCGCTCTCCGACGTGCTCTATGTCGAGGCGCTGATCGCCCCGGACACCGTGAACACGCTGCCACCGGAGACCTTCCGCGCCTATGCCGACCACGGCGATCCGCACGTGCGGATCACGCCGGCCACGGAGGCGGATGCCGCGCGGACCTTGGCGGCCTATGATGCGCTTGGTGTCGGCTCCCTCGCGGAGCGCACCGCGTTCCTCGAGGCCGATGGTGTGGCGAAGTTTGCCGAAAGCTGGCAGCAGTTGCTGGACCGCGTCGAACAGAAGGCCGGTACGCTCTCCGACCGACCTGTGGCCGGCTGA
- the tkt gene encoding transketolase yields the protein MDAVQQANSGHPGTPMALAPVAYVLYRRHLKHAPHAPTWADRDRFVLSCGHASMLLYGALHLSGYDLPLEEIKRFRQWGSKTPGHPERGHTVGVETTTGPLGQGIGNGVGMAIAERMLREQYGAELCDHRTWVLCSDGDLMEGVASEAASLAGHLKLDRLTVIWDDNKITIDGRTDLCFSEDVGARFAAYGWHVLHVRDGNDLDDIDTALTQAAAHQDAPTLIVLRTIIGDPAPTKRDSSKAHGEPLGADEITRTKALLDWPTEPFHVAPEAYAEMAPLAERGRELVQAWEARMTANPKASAYRAQLTGTLPDDWASHLPDLSDESVASRQASQKALAALAPVIPGLAGGSADLGGSNGTNITFGDVFSATSTGPRFHWGIREHGMAATLNGMACHGGVRPYGATFLVFADYCKPSIRLAGLMGLPVIYIFTHDSIGVGEDGPTHQPIEHLAMLRGIPNLVTLRPADAAETVAAWRTAIGRSTGPTALILTRQKLPALVRRADMSADTARGGYILHEPATAPVAIILSTGSEVNVAVAAAATLEAEGTPTRVVSMPSWELFAAQDPAWKERVLPRAITARVSIEAALTFGWSRWVGDRGRSLGLDHFGASAPGERLFQEFGFTPAHVVAAVRSILTASTS from the coding sequence ATGGATGCCGTCCAGCAGGCCAACTCGGGACATCCGGGGACGCCGATGGCGCTCGCCCCGGTGGCGTACGTCCTCTACCGCCGTCACCTGAAGCACGCCCCGCACGCTCCGACGTGGGCTGATCGCGATCGCTTCGTCCTCTCCTGCGGCCACGCGTCGATGTTGTTGTATGGCGCGCTGCACCTGAGCGGATACGACCTGCCGCTCGAGGAGATCAAGCGCTTCCGGCAATGGGGCTCGAAGACGCCGGGCCACCCGGAGCGCGGCCACACCGTCGGGGTCGAGACCACCACCGGCCCGCTCGGGCAGGGGATCGGCAACGGCGTCGGGATGGCGATTGCGGAGCGGATGCTGCGCGAGCAGTACGGCGCGGAGCTCTGCGATCACCGCACCTGGGTGCTCTGCTCCGACGGCGACCTGATGGAAGGCGTGGCGAGCGAGGCGGCGTCGTTGGCTGGCCACCTCAAGCTCGACCGCCTCACCGTCATCTGGGACGACAACAAGATCACCATCGACGGGCGCACGGACCTCTGCTTCTCGGAAGATGTCGGCGCCCGTTTTGCCGCCTATGGCTGGCATGTGCTCCACGTCCGCGACGGCAACGACCTCGACGACATCGACACCGCCCTCACGCAAGCCGCCGCCCACCAGGACGCGCCGACGCTGATCGTGTTGCGCACGATCATCGGCGACCCCGCCCCGACCAAGCGCGATTCGTCCAAGGCCCACGGCGAGCCGCTCGGCGCCGACGAGATCACCCGCACCAAGGCGCTCCTCGACTGGCCGACCGAGCCCTTCCATGTGGCGCCGGAGGCGTATGCGGAGATGGCGCCGCTCGCCGAGCGGGGCCGCGAGCTCGTGCAGGCGTGGGAAGCTCGCATGACGGCGAACCCCAAGGCCAGCGCGTACCGCGCCCAGCTCACCGGCACCCTCCCCGATGATTGGGCCAGCCATCTCCCCGACCTGAGCGACGAGTCGGTCGCCTCGCGGCAGGCGTCGCAGAAGGCGCTCGCCGCGCTGGCCCCGGTGATTCCCGGCCTGGCCGGCGGCTCGGCCGACCTCGGTGGCAGCAACGGCACCAACATCACCTTCGGCGATGTCTTCTCCGCCACGAGCACCGGCCCGCGCTTCCACTGGGGCATTCGCGAGCACGGCATGGCGGCCACGCTGAACGGCATGGCGTGCCACGGTGGCGTGCGGCCCTACGGCGCGACTTTCCTGGTCTTCGCCGATTACTGCAAGCCATCGATCCGACTCGCCGGCCTGATGGGGCTGCCGGTGATCTACATCTTCACGCACGATTCGATCGGCGTCGGCGAAGACGGCCCGACGCACCAGCCGATCGAGCACCTCGCGATGCTGCGTGGCATTCCCAACCTGGTGACGCTGCGCCCGGCCGATGCCGCCGAGACGGTGGCGGCGTGGCGGACGGCGATCGGCCGCAGCACTGGCCCGACGGCGCTGATCCTCACCCGACAGAAGCTCCCGGCCCTCGTGCGGCGCGCCGACATGTCGGCCGACACGGCGCGCGGCGGCTACATCCTGCATGAACCGGCGACCGCCCCCGTGGCGATCATTCTGTCGACCGGCTCCGAGGTGAATGTCGCAGTCGCCGCCGCCGCGACCCTCGAGGCGGAGGGGACGCCGACACGGGTCGTGTCGATGCCGTCGTGGGAACTCTTCGCGGCACAGGACCCGGCGTGGAAGGAGCGGGTGCTGCCGAGGGCAATCACGGCACGGGTGTCGATCGAGGCAGCACTCACCTTCGGCTGGTCGCGCTGGGTTGGCGATCGCGGTCGTTCCCTCGGCCTCGATCACTTCGGCGCCTCCGCCCCGGGCGAACGCCTCTTCCAGGAATTCGGCTTCACGCCGGCGCATGTCGTCGCCGCCGTCCGTTCCATTCTCACCGCGAGCACGTCGTGA
- a CDS encoding MerR family transcriptional regulator, which translates to MNPEFRTYEIQEVSGLTGLSRDRLRAWERRYEAVRPVRQANGYRAYTADQVALLRAYGRLVTQGARIGSLVGRPAAEVIETAWRESPDGTPLGEPLAAIRRLDREALERLVAEQLAIRGLTGFADEIAMPLATLIGDLWSIGDLPIAAEHLASEVVIHALKEGLRAQQLPGPLALAACLPGERHEWGFLTTLCHLQEWGWQIRYLGADLPLDEVVESAWQVTPAAVALSVSDPETCAFVLDELLALPARLPNRCFVSIGGAGIEGRQATLAAAGFQVGAEPFALAPR; encoded by the coding sequence GTGAATCCAGAGTTCCGCACCTATGAAATCCAGGAAGTGTCCGGGCTGACCGGACTCTCTCGGGATCGATTGCGGGCCTGGGAACGCCGCTACGAGGCGGTTCGGCCGGTCCGGCAGGCCAACGGCTACCGCGCCTACACCGCCGATCAGGTCGCCCTGCTCCGTGCCTATGGCCGGTTGGTGACCCAGGGGGCCAGGATCGGATCGCTGGTCGGACGCCCCGCGGCCGAGGTGATCGAGACTGCCTGGCGGGAGTCGCCCGACGGTACGCCGCTCGGGGAGCCATTGGCCGCCATCCGTCGCCTCGATCGCGAAGCGCTGGAGCGCCTGGTGGCCGAGCAGCTGGCCATTCGTGGCCTGACCGGTTTCGCCGACGAAATCGCGATGCCGTTGGCGACGCTGATTGGCGATCTCTGGTCGATCGGCGACCTCCCGATTGCGGCGGAGCATCTCGCCAGCGAGGTGGTGATCCACGCCCTGAAGGAGGGCCTCCGCGCCCAGCAGCTTCCCGGGCCGTTGGCGTTGGCCGCCTGCCTGCCGGGGGAACGGCATGAGTGGGGGTTCCTCACCACGCTCTGCCACCTGCAGGAGTGGGGCTGGCAGATCCGCTATCTCGGCGCCGACCTCCCGCTGGACGAGGTGGTCGAGTCCGCGTGGCAGGTGACCCCGGCCGCGGTCGCCCTCTCGGTGAGCGACCCCGAAACCTGTGCCTTCGTGCTCGATGAGTTGCTCGCGCTGCCGGCGCGCCTCCCGAATCGATGCTTCGTCTCGATCGGCGGGGCGGGGATCGAGGGTCGGCAGGCCACCTTGGCTGCGGCAGGATTCCAGGTCGGTGCGGAGCCCTTCGCGCTCGCGCCGCGTTAA
- the crtI gene encoding phytoene desaturase has translation MTLDPATLSAPPSSTDDLADCRLPGGPAVTGQCAVIVGAGIGGLASAIHLAHAGYRVTVLERHAGPGGRNGRWESEGFTFDTGPSLLLMLEYWHKLFAMVGRKVEDYLDVVQVLPNYNVHFADGTVLEMTPQLNVLLEGMEKIEPGCGPRVLEYLARTKRMYDSGLEFISKNMTSPLDMISPSRLGSLANLGALGDLQKLIAKYVKDERLQQALSFQALYLGLSPYDALAIYALLPYTEIGGGVHYPMGGMYELPLALEKVGREMGVQYRYGAKVTELEKHGDTVTAVQLEDGSRVAGDVVLVNADLPYAYQSLLKEPYPKIEQKRFSCSVVLMYLGVKKEYANLEHHNFIVAKDMREACRQLFEEHAMPEDPPYYVVASTRTDKSGAPEGCENIFVLVLAPSQHPDPARRIDWAVEGRGAGRRSVEGRRMREQAAAACRWRIRRMRPRLR, from the coding sequence ATGACTCTCGATCCGGCCACCCTCTCCGCGCCGCCGTCCAGCACCGACGACCTCGCCGATTGCCGCCTCCCCGGCGGTCCTGCCGTCACGGGCCAGTGTGCCGTGATTGTCGGTGCGGGCATCGGCGGCCTGGCCAGCGCCATCCACCTCGCGCACGCGGGCTACCGCGTCACCGTCCTCGAGCGCCACGCCGGTCCCGGCGGGCGCAACGGTCGTTGGGAGTCCGAGGGCTTCACCTTCGACACCGGGCCGTCGTTGCTGCTCATGCTCGAGTACTGGCACAAGCTCTTCGCCATGGTCGGTCGCAAGGTCGAGGACTATCTGGACGTGGTGCAGGTGCTCCCGAACTACAACGTGCACTTCGCCGACGGCACCGTGCTCGAGATGACGCCCCAGCTCAACGTCCTCCTCGAGGGGATGGAGAAGATCGAGCCGGGGTGCGGACCGCGCGTGCTCGAGTATCTCGCCCGTACCAAGCGGATGTATGACTCGGGGCTCGAGTTCATCTCGAAGAACATGACGTCGCCGCTCGACATGATTTCGCCCAGCCGCCTCGGCTCGCTCGCCAATCTCGGCGCGCTCGGCGACCTGCAGAAGCTGATCGCCAAGTACGTCAAGGACGAGCGGCTGCAGCAGGCGCTCTCCTTCCAGGCACTCTACCTCGGCCTCTCGCCGTATGATGCGCTGGCGATCTATGCCCTCCTGCCCTACACCGAAATCGGCGGCGGCGTGCATTACCCCATGGGGGGGATGTACGAGTTGCCGCTCGCGCTCGAAAAGGTCGGTCGCGAGATGGGGGTGCAGTATCGGTACGGCGCCAAGGTCACCGAACTCGAGAAGCACGGCGACACGGTGACGGCGGTCCAGCTCGAGGACGGCTCGCGGGTTGCCGGCGACGTCGTGCTCGTGAACGCCGACCTGCCCTACGCCTATCAGTCGCTGCTCAAGGAGCCGTATCCGAAGATCGAGCAGAAGCGCTTCTCCTGCTCCGTGGTGCTGATGTACCTCGGCGTGAAGAAGGAGTACGCCAATCTCGAGCATCACAACTTCATCGTCGCCAAGGACATGCGCGAGGCATGCCGCCAGCTCTTCGAGGAGCACGCGATGCCGGAGGACCCGCCGTACTACGTCGTGGCCAGCACGCGCACCGACAAGAGCGGAGCGCCCGAGGGATGCGAGAACATCTTCGTGCTCGTGCTCGCGCCGTCGCAGCACCCCGACCCCGCGCGCCGCATCGACTGGGCGGTCGAAGGCCGAGGGGCGGGCCGCAGAAGCGTCGAGGGTCGGCGCATGCGCGAGCAGGCGGCGGCGGCCTGCCGATGGCGCATTCGGCGGATGCGTCCCCGGCTTCGGTGA
- a CDS encoding dicarboxylate/amino acid:cation symporter, with product MFAALRKIPLTWWIGISMVVGILIGYLDNAVWTNVSLTPYLQPFSSIFIKMIKSIVVPLIFGSLVVGIAGHGDDLKQVGRLALRSIIYFEIATTAALFIGLGAVNLVRPGDGVQLTASAETGAKLAETKTTFAGVLDHTVPASFFKAAADNEVLQIVFFSLLFGIGLAQVQGKAKETMLAFCESLTEVMFKFTGIVMLFAPIGIAAAIAVTIGNSGLGVLGNLAALVLTLAGALVVFVLVVLLPIALIAKVPLRLFWKYVKQPYLIAFSTASSEAALPLAMENLEKMGVPKRIVAFVLPTGYSFNLDGSTLYLAVASVFVSQAAGIELTLGTQLLMMLTLMLTSKGVAAVPRASLVILSGTLTSFGLPLEGVAVILGVDAIMDMMRTSVNLLGNCLASVVMARWEGEFKPAES from the coding sequence ATGTTCGCTGCCCTGCGCAAGATCCCCCTCACGTGGTGGATCGGCATCTCGATGGTCGTCGGGATCCTGATCGGCTACCTCGACAACGCGGTCTGGACGAACGTCTCGCTGACGCCGTACCTGCAGCCGTTCTCGTCGATCTTCATCAAGATGATCAAGTCGATCGTGGTGCCGCTGATCTTCGGCTCGCTGGTCGTGGGGATTGCGGGGCACGGCGATGACCTCAAACAGGTCGGTCGCCTGGCACTCCGCAGCATCATCTACTTCGAGATCGCCACGACGGCGGCGCTCTTCATCGGCCTGGGCGCGGTCAACCTGGTCCGCCCCGGCGACGGCGTGCAGCTGACCGCGAGTGCCGAGACGGGGGCGAAGCTCGCCGAGACGAAGACGACCTTCGCCGGCGTGCTCGATCACACCGTCCCGGCCTCGTTCTTCAAGGCAGCGGCCGACAACGAGGTGCTGCAGATCGTCTTCTTCTCGCTGCTCTTCGGGATCGGACTGGCGCAGGTGCAGGGGAAGGCGAAGGAGACGATGCTGGCGTTCTGCGAGTCGCTGACCGAGGTGATGTTCAAGTTCACCGGCATCGTGATGCTCTTCGCCCCGATCGGCATCGCCGCCGCGATTGCCGTCACCATCGGCAACAGCGGCCTCGGCGTCCTCGGCAACCTCGCCGCGCTGGTGCTCACGCTGGCCGGCGCGCTGGTCGTCTTCGTGCTGGTGGTGCTGCTGCCGATCGCGCTGATCGCGAAGGTGCCGCTCCGGCTCTTCTGGAAGTACGTCAAGCAGCCGTACCTGATCGCCTTCTCGACCGCCTCGTCGGAAGCGGCGCTGCCGCTGGCGATGGAGAACCTCGAGAAGATGGGCGTGCCGAAGCGGATCGTCGCCTTCGTGCTGCCGACCGGCTACTCGTTCAACCTCGATGGCTCGACGCTCTACCTCGCCGTCGCGTCGGTGTTCGTCTCGCAGGCCGCCGGCATCGAGCTCACGCTCGGCACCCAGCTGCTGATGATGCTGACGCTGATGCTCACGTCGAAGGGCGTGGCCGCGGTGCCGCGCGCCTCGCTGGTGATCCTCTCGGGCACGCTGACGTCGTTCGGCCTGCCGCTGGAGGGCGTCGCCGTGATCCTCGGCGTCGATGCCATCATGGACATGATGCGGACGTCGGTGAACCTGCTCGGCAACTGCCTCGCGTCGGTGGTGATGGCGCGCTGGGAAGGGGAGTTCAAGCCCGCCGAGAGCTGA
- a CDS encoding squalene/phytoene synthase family protein yields MLPPTAGGAPPPPLADVPAGGAGRRRSPIAIRCRRADLRRIHAGEDPRDPRWLALRDTMRRFPIPLEPLTDLLVGVAIDLEPVEFEDFATLHRYCYLVAGGVGLMLGPVLGAPPQAFREPGVGLGIAMQLANVLRDIGEDLDRGRVYLPREELERFGLTRADLEVRKVTPDFVRMMQWQVARARRYFEDADVVIGLFPRDGSRLTVRLLQQTYAGILDVIEANQYNVFTQRAFTTMPKKLSILARALWDERFLSGAMPGEQSA; encoded by the coding sequence TTGCTGCCGCCGACAGCCGGAGGAGCCCCCCCCCCCCCCCTGGCGGACGTCCCGGCGGGGGGCGCGGGTCGACGTCGATCGCCGATCGCCATCCGATGCCGCCGAGCCGATCTGCGGCGCATCCATGCGGGCGAGGATCCACGCGACCCACGCTGGCTGGCGCTGCGCGACACGATGCGGCGCTTCCCGATTCCGCTCGAGCCGCTCACCGACCTGCTGGTCGGTGTCGCCATCGACCTGGAGCCGGTGGAGTTCGAGGATTTCGCCACCTTGCACCGCTACTGCTACCTGGTGGCCGGCGGCGTCGGGTTGATGCTCGGTCCGGTGCTGGGTGCGCCACCGCAGGCGTTCCGCGAGCCCGGGGTCGGGCTCGGCATCGCCATGCAGCTCGCCAACGTCCTGCGCGACATCGGCGAGGACCTCGATCGCGGCCGAGTCTATCTCCCCCGCGAAGAGCTCGAGCGATTCGGATTGACCCGCGCCGATCTCGAGGTCCGCAAGGTCACGCCCGACTTCGTGCGGATGATGCAGTGGCAGGTGGCACGCGCGCGCCGCTACTTCGAGGATGCCGACGTCGTGATCGGCCTCTTCCCGCGTGACGGCTCGCGCCTCACGGTGCGGCTGCTGCAGCAGACGTACGCCGGCATTCTCGACGTGATCGAGGCGAACCAGTACAACGTCTTCACCCAGCGCGCCTTCACCACGATGCCGAAGAAGCTGTCGATCCTTGCGCGCGCGCTGTGGGATGAGCGCTTCCTCTCCGGCGCCATGCCTGGCGAACAGTCCGCATGA
- a CDS encoding RNA polymerase sigma factor: MTDALHAAPAPGTGEEERWLVAQAVSGDREAARRLYEAHVDRVYRLAYRIAGDRHLASELTQDVFVQLFRVIGQFRGESSFATWLHKVATTTCLNAMRRVKRFRQREYDLEDYHQLPASDGGISPDLHDALTSAIDGLPPNLRIALIMYTMEGYTHAEIGSALGIAEGTSKARVSEARARLRAMLAPHLEDRR; the protein is encoded by the coding sequence ATGACTGACGCACTGCATGCCGCCCCGGCGCCGGGGACCGGCGAGGAGGAGCGGTGGCTGGTGGCCCAGGCGGTTTCGGGCGACCGGGAGGCGGCGCGTCGCCTGTACGAGGCGCACGTGGACCGGGTCTATCGTCTCGCGTACCGGATTGCCGGTGACCGGCATCTGGCCAGCGAACTCACCCAGGACGTCTTCGTCCAGCTCTTCCGGGTGATCGGGCAGTTCCGTGGGGAGTCATCGTTCGCGACCTGGCTGCACAAGGTCGCCACCACGACCTGCCTGAATGCGATGCGCCGAGTGAAGCGGTTCCGGCAGCGGGAGTACGACCTCGAGGATTACCACCAGCTCCCGGCGTCCGATGGGGGCATCAGTCCGGACCTGCACGATGCGCTGACGAGCGCCATCGACGGGCTCCCGCCGAACCTGCGGATCGCACTGATCATGTACACGATGGAAGGCTACACCCACGCCGAGATCGGCTCGGCGCTGGGGATTGCGGAAGGCACCAGCAAGGCCAGGGTCTCTGAAGCCCGGGCACGACTGCGGGCGATGTTGGCCCCGCACTTGGAGGACCGACGATGA